In Aricia agestis chromosome 5, ilAriAges1.1, whole genome shotgun sequence, the genomic stretch atttctgagaattcgatctgagcaaaaacacgatatcttaaaattttctcgatagaaaaaaatcacaaagatgcatctaattttcacgaatttttcatttattgccataaccgtgcattgaactaagttaatattttaacacattgtataaaattctatcattgagagatcgacctagcagatttttaaaatgttgtatatttatcgagttattgagaaaaaactaatttggcgatgaatccgcgtcgttctttttcacctggtatatgaaagacgggcgtgagtgtgaagagagaaggacgttGTTAAATTTtaggggttagtcgccctcttaatttaACTCTACTTACTGTATTAATAATAGGTAGAAAAGTATCCAATAATGTCGAATGAGCTTTTCATGCACAATGTAAAGCAAACTGATTTCAAGATCTAGACAAAGAAAATTACGTTACATCACTGCAAAACTTACGCCAGGATGTGATTTCTTTGGCGCACACGATGTAGCAATTGGTTAACTAATTAAAATTCCTGCATAGTAAGTATGTAATTTATTAAAGGAAATTAGAGTCGTTGTCATGGTCGCGTCTCTCAAATGCTGCCTCCGTCCACTCCGActcggtccagtagtttagagcgtggctcttgacttggaggtcgtgggttcgatttccgcgttggaaacatgttatttccaagtttggttaggacaatgaagGCCGATCAcattgggcactataaaattactcctgcgtaactggccccCCGGTTtacaataaaaccggccaccatcaccgaaatcggtgtgggagttattattattttcaaattgttttattatatattacctCTACGATATTTTCAAattgtattgtaaaaaaatttgtgacgtgggagagccatgcttcggcacgaatgggccgcctcgaccggagaaataccacgggttcacagaaaaccggcgtgaaacaccgtttcgctgtgtttcggcgagtgagtgagtttaccggaggcccaatccccttatcCTACCCTtatcccttctctaccctctcctacctccatccctaccctcccctattctcttccctaccctcccctattaccctattcccttccctaccctcccctattcccttccctaccctccccttataccctattccctcttaaaaggccggcaacgcacctgcagctcttctgatgctgctagacGTGTCCATGGgcattgctttccatcaggtgacccgtttgctcgtttgcccccttatttaaaaaaaaataaaactctgattattatgtttttgtccCTATACGTACTTTATATTAGGTAAAAggtatgtttgtttatattACGGCTATGCCGCAGTGTAAGTTGAATCTTAATAATAATCTGAAATATTGTAACGTTTATTATTTCAGAATCAGGGAgtgaattgatttttttacctGAGCTCATGCAACTGTTTAGCGAGAACAAAACAAGTTACGAATATTTGGCGAAAATGTTCTCAATTTACTATCAGTTGCGGGATGAGTATGTGGACTTGAAGAAACCGGaggtaacaattattattattattatactgtcaAAGCTTTTTACCTGATTATTCCACTAAGGTAATTCATTAATTagtcaaaaacattttattgtagGCTGTTGAAGAGGGAGCGCGAATATCGGAGCTTacggtaactaataaataatatttatttcctttctacattttatattatgtactatcagaaaaattgatttataggtaAGTAGATCAGATAGGGTAGaactacataatttggtcgggtttttCGACAACTTGACTTGACTTGACTAGGGATAAGCAGTAAAACGAGCAAATATCGTAGGTGCCTGCCTTTGAATTTATTTACcgatgatatattttataatctaaTTTCCACATTTCAGGGACTTTCCACGCTGACGTTCTGCGACGACTTCACTGAGGGTAAATTTAGCGCACCCGTCATACACGCGCTGAAGGGGCCACATCGAGAAGTCATCTTAGGTAAAATATATACTATCAATGTGACCACTGTACAATTAGAGCATCatctaaaaaaatacacaaatcaacaaaaataaaaaggtatAGTCACGTGGTCGAAAAGGTACTTCTATGAAAAGTCCGAAACAATTTTGCTATTATCGTTATAACATCATGCAGATCTATTTTAATGCAGATATTTTTTCTTGACCTCGTGCCAGCCTCAGCACCGGTATTGTTAGAGCGCTtatagacgaacggcacttgtcgacgcgtgccgtcgacaagtgcagccgttcgtctgtaagtaGCCTTAGTCACCCTGTCAGGAAGAGTAAAACGTACGACATGTAAATTTGTAATTGTTTTTTGCTTAAGAAGATAGTAAGTATTTTTGTCACAGGTATACTGAAGATGCGCACACGCGACATTCAAGTAAAGAAGTACCTGTTGTCGCTCCTGGAGGCCAGCGGTAGTATCGCCAAGACGAGGGAGCTGCTGCACGAGCTGGAGGCTGATATTTTGACcgaggtaccatcgaagaaattgacttataggcagttgacgggtctacgtcatttggtccgaCTATGTCAATCCAATGTTAGCTGTTAGTgtcttatcacactggcgattagcgagcgatttgaaagcgacgcgactgcgcagtgcacacgccgcgattgcgccgCGTGCatgtcgcgacagcgcagcgtcgtcgcggcgtggtgtggacgccattttgtacactcgtctacacagattattattatatatagtatactcgtctagggagtgacgtcagaatccattttgctgctgagtgtccaaaacgcctaaggcaagctgcgtgcacgccgcgcaatcgcggcgtcatcgcggcggcgtgtgcgctgcgcagtcacgtcgctttcaaatcgctcgcgaataattacttaaaattgctatatgagacaattttatggttaattcaaacgaaaatcgccgtcagctgaatatttgcaggtggaaatgtcgtctacgcgacgccctaggatacattgagcgcgaagtagggctatattggttatagcttatatcgctggctgacgggctttccacccgcatattaacaactgacggtggtctttattattaaaaaggtatcaagattcacctgtataaattttgtacggtatgaaatgactttatatttaattttttttaagatagttcagtaacgcgactgacgttgaatccccCGTCTGCGATACAGCTGATggtgcatttttggttaagcatggcctcaataatcatccataaaattttcattcggtataaaatcacttttcgcaattattttttttacaactttgaaatactctccgttaacatcccaccacgggtgcggcgactgacgctgattatattgattgataaatattaagctaccgctggaTAAAAATTTCGTCGGTATAaaatgacttagcaaacgatagcactacctcccctactattagtgtctaaacactaaCAGCaaactaggccgaagttacgtggcgtaaattccgcattaTTACGCccgcaatttattttaaattaggtACCGATGACGCACTATTccatcgcgttccgtccgtattttgtattcgtttgtcattgcgaacgtaatcatgtgtgtttagacacttacctATCGGTTGTGTTTGCAATAACGCAACCAACTTACGCAGGTCCGCCAgttgcctatgaataaatttctctaACAGTATATAGCAATCGTAATGCTGTCGGACACAGGCAGTACTTGTCTCTTTCTTTGTCGCAAAAAATATGTAACGTTACCGCACAAGTGTAACGTTAGCTTGTTTAATTCCACAGGATTACATAGCAATGCAGGAATAAgagagacgaaatatttatcCCCTTTATCAAAATCATTAATTCCACAGTCTACTGTTAGGGCTTATTAGCAGCACAGGGTGGGGAAAcggaatttaaatatatttttttatacttccTAATTTTCCTTTCTGTTTTAAAATTCCTTCCTGTGGCCAAATACAGCGAAGAATAGAGACACGTGGAAGGAGgcaggggaggcctttgcccagcagtgggacactaacggctgttaataataatacttcctaaacttatataaaattttcccTCCAAAACGGCTGGACTGAATTTAATTGAAATTGTGAGCGGTAGGTTTGAAAATcggcattttataatttttttctttaaatgtcTGTCTTTTTATGTGTTTCAGATTCGAAGATTGGGTGGAAATCCGGTTTTTGAGGCATTGATGTGCGATCTGCAAAGTTGGGATGAACGTACATACTATAgcaaatgaataataatatgaagatgaaaattattattattgttataaagtATACGTTGTTAAAAATAGtagaaaatttaagaaaatgtaacataatatctatatatatatatatatatatatatatatatatatatatatatatatatatatatatatatatatatatatatatatatatatatatatatatatatatatatatatatatatttttttttttttttttttttttcaaatgtgttagtcgcactaaaactcgaaaacgactggacggattgggctgattttagtcttaaaatattcgtagaagtccagggaaggttttaaagtgacacgaagttcaccgggacagctagtacttaatatttatttataagcttataaattctaaataaatgtaacgcattttaatttattattttgttgtatcCTCAATTTATAAACCTCGATCATTTCTTGTTTGGCTATTAAAACTTTCGATCTATAATCCTATCGAACTATTTTTGCTGACATGCTAGCTTTAATAAAAAGGATGTATGCATGAGTCAGTTCCACCTCTGCGATGTATtaacagggtgcaattaaacctttcgGCCATATTTCGATTTATTGATCCTTATTGAAAATCAAAACAcacgatttttttcttttataatcacttagtactaaaatgttaagaaatagcatccgaaagttatcctaaatcagtttttgccatttggctgcgaaaccctaaaaacaccacaattaGTAATGGACACTACGCGCCGGCGCGTGCGCCACCCCCtgcgtcacccccgctctacccaccgccgcgaagtgaccgttctgcaacaaTTTTAAGGAGGCTCGGTCCTCCTCCCCCGCGGCCCCCGAACGGTTAACATCGCCTGACGTGCGCTCcgggattaaaaatattttttagtggtTTAAATCGATAAATGCGTACTGAGTGTGTGTAAATAGCTAGGTAAAGGTGCAATCTACATTTACTGTAAGTTTTTGAAACACATTTGCCCGTATTTTGTTGGATTTAACTTGGTAAGTAAATTTCATTGTTCTTTTTTTGTTGGCGGCTGAAGgtagacaaaatattgtgagtgTCGGTAGCGCGCGCGCAGCGCAGCGCCGGCCGAACAGGTTGAACAGCTGATTAATATTATCACCTATTGCGgattacctatattatatttaac encodes the following:
- the LOC121727078 gene encoding geranylgeranyl pyrophosphate synthase-like, producing MTKWTKKSYDEEEMEKKLLEPYEYLVPLRIYGFVVSKLPEAYNYWLKIPEDKLQPIQKILVKLNNSFAMQDDVQDESLYRRSRPTAHRVFGKALTINTSIHLQFLALKDITQLGHPKCVEVFCNAYLRLVRGAGAAIYWRDHQCDVTLDDYFQMAINQSGSELIFLPELMQLFSENKTSYEYLAKMFSIYYQLRDEYVDLKKPEAVEEGARISELTGLSTLTFCDDFTEGKFSAPVIHALKGPHREVILGILKMRTRDIQVKKYLLSLLEASGSIAKTRELLHELEADILTEIRRLGGNPVFEALMCDLQSWDERTYYSK